A section of the Lynx canadensis isolate LIC74 chromosome A1, mLynCan4.pri.v2, whole genome shotgun sequence genome encodes:
- the NR2F1 gene encoding COUP transcription factor 1 — translation MAMVVSSWRDPQDDVAGGNPGGPNPAAQAARGGGGGGGEQQQQAGSGAPHTPQTPGQPGAPATPGTAGDKGQGPPGSGQSQQHIECVVCGDKSSGKHYGQFTCEGCKSFFKRSVRRNLTYTCRANRNCPIDQHHRNQCQYCRLKKCLKVGMRREAVQRGRMPPTQPNPGQYALTNGDPLNGHCYLSGYISLLLRAEPYPTSRYGSQCMQPNNIMGIENICELAARLLFSAVEWARNIPFFPDLQITDQVSLLRLTWSELFVLNAAQCSMPLHVAPLLAAAGLHASPMSADRVVAFMDHIRIFQEQVEKLKALHVDSAEYSCLKAIVLFTSDACGLSDAAHIESLQEKSQCALEEYVRSQYPNQPSRFGKLLLRLPSLRTVSSSVIEQLFFVRLVGKTPIETLIRDMLLSGSSFNWPYMSIQCS, via the exons ATGGCAATGGTAGTTAGCAGCTGGCGAGATCCGCAGGACGACGTGGCCGGGGGCAACCCCGGCGGCCCCAACCCCGCAGCGCAAGCggcccgcggcggcggcggcggcggtggcgagcagcagcagcaggcggGCTCGGGCGCGCCGCACACGCCGCAGACCCCGGGCCAGCCCGGAGCGCCCGCCACCCCCGGCACGGCAGGGGACAAGGGCCAGGGCCCGCCCGGCTCGGGCCAGAGCCAGCAGCACATCGAGTGCGTGGTGTGCGGGGACAAGTCGAGCGGCAAGCACTACGGCCAATTCACCTGCGAGGGCTGCAAAAGTTTCTTCAAGAGGAGCGTCCGCAGGAACTTAACTTACACATGCCGTGCCAACAGGAACTGTCCCATCGACCAGCACCACCGCAACCAGTGCCAATACTGCCGCCTCAAGAAGTGCCTCAAAGTGGGCATGAGGCGGGAAG CGGTTCAGCGAGGAAGAATGCCTCCAACCCAACCCAATCCAGGCCAGTACGCACTCACCAACGGGGACCCCCTCAACGGCCACTGCTACCTGTCCGGCTACATCTCGCTGCTGCTGCGCGCGGAACCCTACCCCACGTCGCGCTACGGCAGCCAATGCATGCAGCCCAACAACATCATGGGCATCGAGAACATCTGCGAGCTGGCCGCGCGCCTGCTCTTCAGCGCCGTCGAGTGGGCCCGAAACATCCCCTTCTTCCCGGATCTGCAGATCACCGACCAAGTGTCCCTGTTGCGCCTCACCTGGAGCGAGCTGTTCGTGCTCAACGCGGCCCAGTGCTCCATGCCGCTGCACGTGGCGCCGCTGCTGGCCGCCGCCGGCCTGCACGCCTCGCCCATGTCCGCCGACCGCGTCGTGGCCTTCATGGACCACATCCGCATCTTCCAGGAGCAGGTGGAGAAGCTCAAGGCGCTGCACGTCGACTCAGCCGAGTACAGCTGCCTCAAAGCCATCGTGCTGTTCACGTCAG ATGCCTGTGGCCTGTCGGATGCCGCCCATATCGAGAGCCTGCAAGAGAAGTCGCAGTGTGCACTGGAGGAGTATGTGAGGAGCCAGTACCCTAACCAGCCCAGCCGCTTCGGCAAACTCCTACTGCGACTGCCCTCCCTGCGTACCGTGTCCTCCTCGGTCATCGAGCAGCTCTTCTTCGTCCGTTTGGTAGGTAAAACCCCCATCGAAACTCTCATCCGGGATATGTTACTGTCTGGGAGCAGCTTCAACTGGCCTTACATGTCCATCCAGTGCTCCTAG